One genomic window of Quercus robur chromosome 6, dhQueRobu3.1, whole genome shotgun sequence includes the following:
- the LOC126688607 gene encoding metalloendoproteinase 2-MMP-like, with protein MSYKVFSLFSFTLLLLLLLPLHSHATSRNIHDKKLSPFEFLKHLQGCHKGEKVKGIHNLKAYLEKFGYLSYNHSQNQTHTNDDDFDELLESAIKTYQLNYHLNATGSMDANTVSTMMMPRCGVADITNGTNWMRSGKKKHHHHHGSFHTVSHYSFFRGNPKWPTSKYHLTYGFLPGTPTEAISPIAKAFETWAANTHFKFSRAQDQTNADLKIGFHRGDHGDGAPFDGAGGTLAHAFSPTNGRFHYDADEKWSVGAVPGSYDLETVALHEIGHLLGLGHSEVEGAIMWPAIRSGVTQGLHRDDIDGIKALYNF; from the coding sequence ATGTCTTATAaagttttttctctgttttcatttactctcctccttcttctccttcttcctctCCATTCCCATGCAACTTCAAGAAACATCCATGACAAAAAATTATCACCGTTTGAGTTTCTCAAACATCTTCAAGGATGTCACAAGGGAGAAAAGGTCAAAGGCATCCATAACCTCAAAGCCTACCTTGAGAAATTTGGTTATTTGAGCTATAACCATTCTCAAAATCAAACTCATACCAATGATGATGATTTTGATGAACTCTTGGAATCCGCCATTAAAACTTACCAACTTAATTACCATCTCAACGCCACAGGGTCAATGGATGCCAATACAGTATCAACAATGATGATGCCTCGTTGTGGGGTGGCAGATATCACCAATGGTACAAATTGGATGCGCTCAGGCAAGAAGAAACATCACCACCACCATGGCTCTTTTCATACTGTCTCTCACTATTCTTTTTTCCGAGGAAATCCCAAGTGGCCAACTTCTAAGTACCATCTAACCTATGGATTTCTCCCTGGCACCCCAACTGAAGCAATAAGTCCCATCGCAAAAGCTTTTGAAACGTGGGCTGCAAACACACACTTCAAGTTCTCAAGGGCTCAAGATCAAACCAATGCAGATCTCAAAATTGGTTTCCATAGGGGGGACCATGGAGATGGGGCCCCTTTCGATGGAGCTGGTGGAACCCTAGCCCATGCTTTTTCACCGACTAATGGGCGATTTCATTATGATGCAGATGAAAAATGGAGTGTGGGAGCAGTCCCAGGTTCATATGACTTGGAGACAGTTGCCTTGCATGAAATTGGGCACCTCCTTGGGTTAGGGCATAGCGAAGTTGAAGGGGCCATCATGTGGCCTGCCATACGTTCAGGAGTGACCCAAGGTTTGCATAGGGACGATATTGATGGCATTAAAgccttatataatttttaa
- the LOC126690138 gene encoding uncharacterized protein LOC126690138 codes for MRKEMDKLRNAIKEKIDRSVDRMVRATDSPSTAVVLECPVLLKFRLPQLEPFDRLRDPQDHLNTFKTKLGLQQPLDEILCRSFPTTLKGAAREWFTKLPTSSVDNFEQLSNAFLRHFIGGQCPKRPADHLLTIRHGEKETLRSYVKRFTRETLEVDEADDKVQLTTFKVGLRSRDLVASLAKNPVKTMAEMLLKEQKYMNAEDALAAIKNAEKPGDKGKKEDERRGQKRERPDRRNYDGNRRKDDKGPRTVKFTPLVLPVDKILTQIKDEHYLKWPRPLHSSPNVCDKNKYCRFHKDHGHNTEDCRDLKEQIKELIQKGKLQKYVKKGEYSKFKDGNKSQHESYSRIDDHPSQPPQDVIGEIRTITGGPFSGGSFKSLKKAYQRQVNSVHTIPPFKQQRTNRDMSFSEVDARGVK; via the coding sequence atgaggaaggagatggacaAACTGAGGAACGCCATCAAGGAGAAGATAGACCGAAGCGTAGACAGAATGGTAAGAGCCACAGATTCACCTTCCACCGCGGTAGTACTTGAATGCCCCGTGCTGTTAAAGTTTCGTTTACCTCAACTTGAGCCATTTGACAGACTCAGAGACCCTCAGGATCACCTTAATACCTTCAAGACGAAGCTAGGTCTTCAACAGCCACTCGACGAGATATTGTGTCGTTCCTTTcccaccactctcaaaggagctgcaagggaATGGTTCACAAAGTTGCCGACATCGTCCGTTGACAACTTTGAGCAATTGAGCAATGCCTTCTTGCGTCACTTTATAGGGGGCCAGTGTCCAAAGAGGCCGGCGGACCACTTACTCACCATTAGACATGGAGAGAAGGAAACCCTGAGGTCGTACGTGAAACGCTTTACCCGGGAGACTCTAGAGgtggacgaagctgatgacaaggtgcagTTGACGACCTTCAAAGTGGGACTGAGATCCAGAGATCTCGTGGCTTCACTTGCAAAGAATCCTGTAAAGACGATGGCAGAAATGCTTCTGAAAGaacagaagtacatgaatgctgaagacGCTTTAGCAGCCATAAAGAATGCAGAGAAGCCAGGAGACAAGGGAAAGAAGGAAGATGAGCGTAGGGGTCAAAAGAGGGAGCGCCCAGATCGTCGGAACTATGACGGGAACAGAAGAAAGGATGACAAAGGTCCTCGGACAGTAAAATTTACTCCTCTAGTTCtgcctgttgacaaaattttaacgCAGATTAAGGACGAGCACTATCTCAAATGGCCGAGACCATTACACTCATCCCCTAACGTTTGTGATAAGAACAAGTATTGCCGATTCCACAAGGATCACGGCCACAACACAGAAGATTGTAGGGACCTAAAGGAGCAAATAAAGGAGTTGATACAGAAAGGGAAATTAcagaaatatgtgaagaagggGGAATATAGTAAGTTTAAGGACGGCAATAAGAGCCAGCATGAGTCATATTCCAGGATTGACGACCACCCATCCCAACCTCCACAGGATGTGATTGGGGAGATAAGGACAATTACAGGAGGGCCCTTCTCAGGAGGGTCATTTAAATCCCTCAAGAAAGCTTACCAGAGGCAGGTGAATAGCGTCCACACGATACCTCCGTTTAAGCAGCAACGAACGAACCGGGACATGTCCTTCAGTGAAGTGGATGCCAGGGGAGTGAAGTAG